One Oceanispirochaeta sp. M1 genomic window carries:
- a CDS encoding response regulator transcription factor, with amino-acid sequence MTEKQKILIVDDEDHILQMLRMNMKKQGFDSFCVESGEEALSICESEKPDLILLDVMLPGIDGVETCRRLKNHPDSRSIPVIMLSARSQGQDKINGLMGGADDYITKPFSLEELFLRIRAALRQVALLREEKAVEFRCGSLVLNAERYQVISDDSKIDFTLTEFRILHLMMKSTDRTVSREILCRDIFEKDPGEIGRTMDVHFRNIRKKLTDNMVKDCEILTLRGEGFRMTGPA; translated from the coding sequence ATGACTGAAAAGCAGAAGATACTTATAGTCGATGATGAAGATCATATCCTCCAGATGCTCCGTATGAATATGAAGAAACAGGGCTTTGATTCTTTCTGTGTTGAGTCTGGAGAAGAGGCCCTGTCCATCTGCGAAAGTGAAAAGCCTGATCTTATTCTGCTGGATGTCATGCTTCCCGGGATAGACGGTGTGGAAACATGCCGACGCCTGAAGAATCATCCTGACAGCCGGAGTATTCCGGTTATCATGCTCAGTGCCAGGAGCCAGGGGCAGGACAAAATAAACGGACTCATGGGGGGTGCTGATGATTATATCACCAAGCCTTTCAGTCTGGAGGAATTGTTTCTCCGTATCCGGGCGGCTCTCAGGCAGGTGGCCCTTCTCCGTGAGGAGAAGGCTGTAGAGTTTCGCTGCGGATCTCTCGTTCTGAATGCCGAGAGATATCAGGTCATATCAGATGATAGTAAAATTGATTTTACTTTGACTGAATTCAGAATCCTCCACCTTATGATGAAGAGTACTGATCGAACTGTTTCCAGAGAAATACTCTGCAGAGATATATTTGAAAAGGACCCCGGAGAGATCGGCAGGACCATGGATGTCCATTTTCGTAATATAAGAAAGAAATTGACAGATAATATGGTGAAAGATTGTGAGATCCTGACTCTCAGGGGAGAAGGGTTCCGGATGACAGGACCTGCATGA